One window of the Triticum dicoccoides isolate Atlit2015 ecotype Zavitan chromosome 3B, WEW_v2.0, whole genome shotgun sequence genome contains the following:
- the LOC119277085 gene encoding glutathione S-transferase 1-like, with product MAPVKLYGMTMSWNVTRCVAALEEAGVEYDVVPIDFGAGEHKTPDHLARNPFGQMPVLQDGDFYVWESRAICKYTCRKNNPELLKEGNLKESAMVDVWLEVEAHRYTAAMEPIILECLIRPMFGRATDQKIVEDNLVKLKKVLEVYEARLTKCKYLAGDFLSLADLNHVSITACLAATPYASLFDAYLHVKAWWSGLMARPSVQKITALKKPYFKNSV from the exons ATGGCTCCGGTGAAGCTGTACGGCATGACCATGTCGTGGAACGTGACGAGGTGCGTGGCGGCCCTGGAGGAGGCAGGCGTCGAGTACGACGTCGTGCCCATCGACTTCGGCGCCGGCGAGCACAAGACCCCCGACCACCTCGCCAGGAAC CCCTTTGGTCAGATGCCGGTTTTGCAGGATGGTGACTTCTACGTCTGGG AATCGCGTGCTATTTGCAAGTACACATGCCGCAAGAACAATCCGGAGCTTTTGAAGGAGGGCAACCTCAAGGAATCAGCAATGGTAGATGTGTGGCTCGAGGTGGAGGCCCATCGGTACACGGCCGCAATGGAGCCTATTATCCTTGAGTGCCTCATCCGTCCTATGTTCGGGCGAGCCACTGACCAGAAAATTGTCGAGGATAACCTTGTGAAACTGAAGAAGGTGCTGGAGGTGTACGAGGCGCGCCTGACCAAGTGCAAGTACCTTGCTGGAGACTTCCTCAGCCTAGCGGACCTTAACCATGTGTCTATTACCGCATGCCTGGCGGCTACACCCTACGCTTCTTTGTTTGACGCGTATCTGCATGTGAAAGCCTGGTGGTCTGGTCTGATGGCGAGGCCGTCCGTCCAGAAGATCACTGCACTGAAGAAGCCGTATTTTAAGAATAGTGTCTAG
- the LOC119277083 gene encoding PLASMODESMATA CALLOSE-BINDING PROTEIN 3-like, with amino-acid sequence MASPAFLLLLLLAVSITGSDAEWCVCRSDANETALQETLDYACGQGADCAPVATGGSCHSPDSVVAHCSYAVNSYYQRSSQTKGATCDFGGTATLSSADPSSGTCKYPATASAAGTSTGNGTATGTGTGTNSSSPGSTNPATPGMGGSFTTPIGSASGPTASIIGPESSGLGAAAAAFAGVRGLLGVAVASVLAF; translated from the exons ATGGCGAGTCCGGCGTTCCTGCTGCTGCTCTTGCTGGCCGTGTCGATCACGGGATCAG ACGCGGAGTGGTGCGTGTGCAGGTCGGACGCGAACGAGACGGCGCTGCAGGAGACGCTGGACTACGCGTGCGGGCAGGGCGCGGACTGCGCGCCGGTGGCCACGGGAGGGAGCTGCCACAGCCCCGACTCCGTGGTGGCGCACTGTTCCTACGCGGTCAACAGCTACTACCAGAGGAGCAGCCAGACCAAGGGCGCCACCTGCGACTTCGGCGGCACCGCCACCCTCTCCTCCGCCGATCCCA GCTCGGGAACCTGCAAGTACCCTGCAACCGCAAG TGCTGCAGGGACGAGCACCGGGAACGGCACGGCGACAGGCACCGGCACCGGCACCAACTCTTCTTCCCCGGGCTCGACAAACCCAGCTACCCCCGGCATGGGAGGGAGCTTCACCACGCCGATCGGCAGCGCGTCCGGCCCTACGGCGAGCATCATAGGCCCCGAGAGCAGCGGTTTAGGTGCCGCCGCggccgcctttgctggcgtccgcgGCCTCCTCGGCGTAGCCGTGGCCTCCGTCCTCGCTTTCTAG
- the LOC119277082 gene encoding uncharacterized protein LOC119277082 — MAETQPRSPPPSWSVIPLDLASLVLRLLPAYADRARFAAVCPQWRNVAQQFLRLHPPLPLLALPDGTFYSLPYAKPFRFPGFGFAGYQGVCGSWLVFPRDDGCFLHDPFARATVRLPPLSRVRLRPPNAVQKWTKWEDGERSPDPYTTWMHIEDMEGKLRMSKIILCSPNLVAALVGVGRPCHLPICHPGGASQILMCQPGASSWSVRAYDKCKLYEDMAFYQGKLYAIANDENLFVVNISQHQCTGDPQVSRVGQVIKGDPWQTVASEDDNTPGKKLYLVESRGPTLFGIDHPTLSAVNESAWFVVLSRTVELWRGGDGRQGPPRQASFNTSFTMDGTSPVAFVVLLDRFPTYKGKFISVTTFISGPGDPTQRGSNRFAAVKVGTVKSYAPESPRVGLNVTVTPSSATPTVTVICGFHGCCAAAVGFYYNSRYRRWKKDLEQLAKSMQRLPGMPCRIDFSDIKKATKNFDGTMKLGSGTFGSVYRCRLPAALETGRPEMEVAVKKFTRNDDRRFDDFLEEVSVINRLRHKNIVPLIGT, encoded by the exons ATGGCGGAGACGCAgccgcgctcgccgccgccgtcgtggtcGGTCATCCCGCTGGACCTGGCGAGCCTGGTGCTCCGCCTCCTCCCCGCGTACGCCGACCGCGCCCGCTTCGCCGCCGTGTGCCCGCAGTGGCGCAACGTCGCGCAGCAGTTCCTCCGCCTGCacccgccgctgccgctgctcgcGCTCCCGGACGGCACCTTCTACAGCCTCCCCTACGCCAAGCCCTTCCGCTTCCCGGGATTCGGCTTCGCCGGGTACCAGGGCGTCTGCGGCAGCTGGCTCGTCTTCCCGCGCGACGACGGGTGCTTCCTGCATGACCCGTTCGCCAGGGCCACCGTCAGGCTCCCTCCTCTCTCGCGCGTCCGGCTGCGTCCTCCAAACGCAGTCCAGAAATGGACAAAATGGGAAGACGGGGAGCGCTCCCCCGACCCTTACACCACATGGATGCATATAGAGGACATGGAAGGGAAGCTGCGCATGAGCAAGATAATATTGTGCTCCCCCAACCTTGTTGCTGCGCTGGTCGGTGTTGGAAGACCCTGTCACCTTCCAATATGCCATCCAGGAGGCGCCAGTCAGATTCTAATGTGCCAGCCGGGGGCCTCGTCGTGGTCAGTACGCGCGTATGACAAGTGTAAGCTTTACGAAGACATGGCCTTCTACCAGGGCAAGCTCTATGCCATTGCCAATGATGAGAACCTCTTTGTGGTGAACATCAGCCAGCACCAATGCACCGGGGATCCACAGGTCTCTCGAGTTGGACAGGTCATCAAGGGTGATCCCTGGCAGACAGTTGCGTCCGAAGACGACAATACGCCCGGCAAGAAGCTCTACCTGGTTGAATCACGCG GTCCAACCCTGTTCGGCATCGACCACCCGACCCTCTCCGCGGTGAACGAGTCCGCCTGGTTCGTTGTCCTCTCGCGGACGGTCGAGCTCTGGCGCGGCGGTGATGGCCGGCAGGGACCTCCCCGCCAGGCATCCTTCAACACAAGCTTCACCATGGACGGGACCTCCCCTGTGGCGTTCGTCGTCCTCCTCGACAGGTTCCCGACGTATAAGGGAAAGTTTATTAGTGTGACGACGTTCATCTCCGGCCCGGGCGACCCCACGCAGCGGGGCAGCAACCGCTTTGCCGCCGTCAAGGTTGGCACGGTGAAGTCGTACGCCCCGGAGTCTCCACGCGTGGGCCTCAACGTCACCGTCACGCCCAGCAGCGCGACGCCGACCGTGACCGT GATCTGTGGCTTCCACGGCTGCTGTGCCGCCGCCGTCGGTTTTTACTACAACTCCAGGTacaggaggtggaagaaggatCTGGAGCAGCTGGCCAAGTCCATGCAACGACTCCCGGGGATGCCATGTCGGATCGACTTCTCCGACattaagaaggccacgaagaacttTGACGGCACAATGAAGTTGGGATCAGGAACCTTTGGCTCCGTGTACAGATGCAGGCTTCCTGCGGCACTAGAAACGGGCCGTCCAGAAATGGAGGTGGCCGTCAAGAAGTTCACGCGAAACGACGACCGGCGCTTCGACGACTTCCTGGAGGAGGTCAGCGTCATCAACCGTCTGCGCCACAAGAACATCGTCCCTCTCATCGGTACGTAG